The genomic DNA ACTTAAGGAGCCGCCACTATTACACGTGAGTTTTTGGTCGTGAGCATAGGCATCAATGTATCGAACTACGGTCGTTTCGTGAATACGTAACGCTTGGGCAATCATTGGCGTTGGCCAATTTTCATCGCGTAGTAAAATGGCTTTAATGCGATCACACTCACGCCTATCACTCGAGCTTTTATGTCGAGTTTCCAATGCTACTTTTTGTTCTGGCGAGAGTGTAATTTGTTTCATAGGGCTATGATGATCCCATTTGGGACAAAATCAAGCATTTTCAATGATCACGGGTATATACGCATAGTGCGTTACCACTATGGCCTACGGTGACTAACGTCGTGGTGCTTCGCCCACACTAGGCCATATCTTAAACCCACTTTTGTCCACCTCTCAGCTGGCATGGCTAGCTAAGGTCGCACGCCCCAAAGCAATTTAGAGCGACTACTCATTCACGATATACTTATATCGGTTTGCCATATATTTACTCATGCGAGCAATGGGGTTAGTTTCAATATCAATTAATTTACAAGAATGAATCTAAAAAAATGGCTAACCTTACTTAGCTTATAAAGTAAGGTTAGTACCAAAGGTAAAGCGGATATAATTGGCTAGTTCATTTTGAGATAGTCGCTAGAAAATGGCATCTTTTTCTACGTTTCAGCACCATAAAACCTTCCCATAGAGTGTTATGTTTATGTGTACGGCTATAATTGATTTATGCTAAAACACCGCCTAAGTTTCTCGTTATGAAAACACAGAAATGTTAGTAATAGCATGTTTAGCACTAGCCTCCAGCCCCCACAATACGCATCTTCAACACGTGTAAGAGTCACTACCTGATCTGAGAAATTACTACTCCAAATGGGGCCAAGTGAAAAATTTGCTGCCCATTGCTGCTACAGGTAGTACAACAACACGTAGGCCGAAAGCAACCCAGCGATCCATAGCACAGTAGTGCCCACGGGCCAAGAGCGCGCGAACACGCCGCGCTCTTGGCTATCTGCTGTATGCGGTTGGCCTAGGTAACGCACTGCCATACGTTGTAAGAATTTCTGCAAGCGGTTTCGTTGTTGCGTAACCACTTCACCTAGTGAGCTAAGCGCTCGTTCGATCAACCTAAACAATGAAAAGGCCGCACGTCGCCAAAGCCAATCTGTGTCGAGGCTAATCGTCATGGTACGTTTCATTAGTGGCAATAATACGAAGAAAGCCAGTCCTGAAAATAGCAACAACTGCAAGTAGAAAAGTACTTTACCAATCGAGTACGGTTGGTAGTCAACGGGGTAGGGAAGCAGGGCATAAAGCATTTCAGGGAAAACACCCAGTAAAATGCACAAGCTGGCAAAAATGATCATCGCCAACCCCATATTCCATGGCGCATCTTTTGGTCTTAACCCCGAGTCTTTTTGGAAGAACACAAACCATGGGAATTTGATCCCGGCATGAAGAAATACACCGGCCGACGCGGCGGTTAATGCCATGTAAACCCACACTAGATTTCCATCAACAGCTGCCTGGGATATCATGCTTTTTGTTGTAAAACCTGAAGTCAGTGGAAAACTTGAAATGGCTAGCGCGCCAATAATACCGCAGACGCAGGTGAGTGGCATGGTGCGAAATAGTCCACCCAGCTCCATACATTTATTTTTCCCGGTGCGGTATATAACAACCCCAGCACTCATAAACAGGAGTGCTTTATATATAATATGTGCAAAAGCATGAGCCGTCGCGCCATTAAGAGCCATTTCGGTACCAATGCCTACGGCAACCACCATAAATCCTACTTGGTTAACCACGGAATAGGCAAGGATCCGCCGTACATCATTTTCCAATAAGGCGAAAATAATACCGTACATAACCATAAATAGACCTATGCCAATTAGCACAGGTTCGCCTGGGAATAATAATATCAGTGCCAGTACAGCTGTTTTGGTCGTAAATGCCGACAGGAACACCGAGCCTGTGGGGGTAGATTCAGGGTATGCATCGGCTAGCCAAGCTGATACCGGAGGGGCCGCGGCGTTTATCAATATGCCGATAAGTATCATCCATGTGCTGAAATCTGTTGCCAGCATAGGTTGAATTTGGATAGAACCGGTACCTATCACTACACCTTCAATTCCAACTTTAAGCACCACGCCACCGAGAAGATGCATGATGGCATAACGTATTCCAGCTGCTCGTGCACCAGGCGTTCCACCACACCACACAACAATGGTAGAAAATATCGCCATCAGTTCCCAGTATAAAAACATCGTAATGAGGTCGCCGGCAAAACAGACGCCTATAGCACCTGCAGCGTATGCAAAGGCTGCGGCAAGTTCATACCAACGCGCTATACGAAAAGAGTAAAGACCTCCTACAAAGACCATGATCGCAAAAATAGTAGCAAACAATCGCCTTAGCGGACTCCCCTCGAGGGGTTCAATATTGTATGAAAGAAATTTTACCGTGCCCTGAACACCATCAGGGATCTGCCATATGGCCCACAGGGTAATAATTGGCGCTATTAATATGACAGCCGTCCGCGCGTGACCCTTAACCAAACATATTAGAACAGCAGCTATTAGCAGGATAAATGCTGGAGAGAAAAGTTCAAACGTCATTGCTGCTCTCCTTTACCTTGTCATGACTGGGGGCTGAGGTTTGAACTTGTTCTGGTTCATCGTAATAGTCTAGTGGGCGTTTTAGAAACAGACCTAATAATTTTGCGACTAGTACCATCACCAGACAACTGACAAATCCATAAACTGCACCAAACCCAAACCAGCCATCAAAGCCGAAATAACCTTTAACGTATATGACTGTCTGCGCAAGCACCACCAAGGTCAGTACAACACTGAAACCAATCCAGAGCTTACGAATCGTTGAAGGTCGCACTAACCAGTGCAATTGTTTTTCGTCATTCATTTTAACCGAGCCCCTTAACTACTTGGCTTTCCAATTCAATGACTGGACCGTTAAATAAAAAGAAAGCCAGTGTCAGTATGGCGGTCATACACAATGCCAGCACAGCTAAAAACGGTGCTTCGCCGTGTTCCTTGTCACCGTCTTTTTCTCGCTCAAACCAAACTAGGTATAAAATCGGCAAAAAGTAAGCGGCATTAAGAACGGTACTTGCAATGATGGTGAATACTGCCACTAGATTGTTAGCTTCGAAAGCTCCGGCCAAAATATACCATTTTGAGACGAATCCCGCGGTGGGAGGGACACCAATCATGCTCAGGGCACCGATGGTAAACGCCGCCATTGTCCATGGCATGCGCCTACCAATACCCCGTAATTGATGGATTTCGGTTTTTTTGGAGGCAACATAAATTGCGCCTGCAGCAAAGAACAAAGTAATCTTACCAAAAGCATGCGCCACCATATGTATGGCGGCGCCAACCTCTGCGAGTGGTTTGAGAATGGCTGAGGCCATAACCACATACGATAGCTGGGCAATAGTTGAGTAGGCTAGTAGGCGTTTGATGTTGGTTTGGCGCATTGCAACTAGACTCGCTACAATGATGGTAAAAGCCGCAACATATAAAAGCCATTCTGAGCTGGGTGATTCAAATAGATATTCAATCCCGAATATATAAACGATGATCTTGGTGATCGCAAAAACACCAGCTTTAACTACCGCAACGGCATGCAGTAAAGCGCTCACTGGGGTAGGTGCCACCATAGCCGCCGGTAGCCATTTGTGTACAGGCATCAC from Shewanella psychromarinicola includes the following:
- a CDS encoding Na(+)/H(+) antiporter subunit D, giving the protein MTFELFSPAFILLIAAVLICLVKGHARTAVILIAPIITLWAIWQIPDGVQGTVKFLSYNIEPLEGSPLRRLFATIFAIMVFVGGLYSFRIARWYELAAAFAYAAGAIGVCFAGDLITMFLYWELMAIFSTIVVWCGGTPGARAAGIRYAIMHLLGGVVLKVGIEGVVIGTGSIQIQPMLATDFSTWMILIGILINAAAPPVSAWLADAYPESTPTGSVFLSAFTTKTAVLALILLFPGEPVLIGIGLFMVMYGIIFALLENDVRRILAYSVVNQVGFMVVAVGIGTEMALNGATAHAFAHIIYKALLFMSAGVVIYRTGKNKCMELGGLFRTMPLTCVCGIIGALAISSFPLTSGFTTKSMISQAAVDGNLVWVYMALTAASAGVFLHAGIKFPWFVFFQKDSGLRPKDAPWNMGLAMIIFASLCILLGVFPEMLYALLPYPVDYQPYSIGKVLFYLQLLLFSGLAFFVLLPLMKRTMTISLDTDWLWRRAAFSLFRLIERALSSLGEVVTQQRNRLQKFLQRMAVRYLGQPHTADSQERGVFARSWPVGTTVLWIAGLLSAYVLLYYL
- a CDS encoding monovalent cation/H+ antiporter subunit D family protein — encoded protein: MTPETTILVAIGLPIVGALAISLAGRIGPNIREAATAITSVSLIWVVWGLLPILMDGGRPSIDVSEVMPGLNIAFTVEPLGMLFAALASGLWLINSIYSVGYMRGNKEKNQTRFFVCFALALSATIGVAFAGNLFTLFLFYELLTLSTYPLVAHKGDAATIRSARIYLGVLLSTSIGLFLPAIIWTYTVAGTGDFTTGGILAGKLNDPEIGLLLALFVFGIGKAAVMPVHKWLPAAMVAPTPVSALLHAVAVVKAGVFAITKIIVYIFGIEYLFESPSSEWLLYVAAFTIIVASLVAMRQTNIKRLLAYSTIAQLSYVVMASAILKPLAEVGAAIHMVAHAFGKITLFFAAGAIYVASKKTEIHQLRGIGRRMPWTMAAFTIGALSMIGVPPTAGFVSKWYILAGAFEANNLVAVFTIIASTVLNAAYFLPILYLVWFEREKDGDKEHGEAPFLAVLALCMTAILTLAFFLFNGPVIELESQVVKGLG